TGCGCGTACCGAGCGCCTCTGCACTCGCACTCGCACGGAGTCATCCCGCCACGCACGCCAAGGAACCGCTGATTGCGTTCGCCGACCCGAGCTTCGACGGTCGCGATTCGCAAGCCGTGGGCACGCCAACCGCCAGCGTTGCCGCGCGCGCTTTTCCCGTCGACACGGGTGCTCGGGCGTTCGACTACCATCGCGTGATGCCGTTACCCGAAACGATGGCCGAAGCGCACTCCATCGCCACGACGCTTGGTGCCTCTGATGAAAATGTGCTCCGGGGTACGCGAGCCTCGCGTAGTGAAGCGATGAAGACAGATATGTCGAATGAGCGCGTCGTGCTGTTCGCGACACACGGCATCGTAGCGGGCGAAGTACCGGGATGGCGCAAGGCGGGTCTTGCGATGGCCTACGAGGGGAGCGGGCTGTCCGATTCTATTCTCACTGCGGACGATATCGTGACGTTGCGGCTGAACGCCGACTGGGTCGTTCTGTCCGCCTGCAATACGGGATTCGTTACCGGCACCGCTGGTGATGCAATCTCGGAATTGTCCAGGGCGTTTTTCGCGGCAGGCGCGCGTTCGATGCTCGTCACTCAGTGGGCAGTTGAATCGCGCTCAGCGACCGAGGTCACAACCGGCGTGTTCCGAACTTATGCCGACGATCCGTCGCTGTCAAAGGCCGATGCACTCGCGCGCGCAGAGCGCGCTATGGCCGCCGGCAAAGATGGGGCGCTTTATCGTCATCCGTATTTTTGGGGCGCGTATGTTCTGAGCGGTGATGCTGCTCGCTGATCTCATACTTCAAGGTACTTCGCCGTAGACGCTAGTGGCAATCCCTTTTGCTATCGAGCTTGCAGGTGTGAACCGGCATGACTCGATGGCGTTCGAGCACATGCTTGGCTCGCTCTGATAGTTTCGGGACCTGCATTTTCGCTTTTGACACTGGCTTGACATTCAAATCGCGTCGCTACTCTTGCCGCTGTCATGATCTACCACGCTTTGTTGACGGGTTGTGTCTGTGGCTCGCACGTGACCAGTATGCGACAATCGGAAAGCAGTTGCTAAGACACAGTTGGCGAACAAATTCGAAGAAAGCAACAAGTCCGGAGGAAGTTGAAGTACCCGACACGGCACAAATGCCACGGGGCTTTCGGCTGAGCGTCCGTTGCGTCCTGAAAGCGGTCGTCGTGCCTTGCAAAGTTCTTTGTCCGCTGTGGGTCGACCGGAGACGCACGATGCGCAGCGGTTTCACCGAGGGGAGCCCTGCAGCCGGATCAATTCTTCGCGAAGCGCGGAGACATCGAGCACGTGTTGGGCGCGGTGATGGCCACGTACAGAAGGCGCAATTCGTCGTCGTCCAGAACGAGTCGACCGTTTTCCATCTTGAAGAGGAAATCGTTTGTGACCTTTACACGTTTCCATTGAAGGCCTTTCGCCCGGTGGACGGTCGAGATCACGTAGTCCGCTTCGGCATCTGCTGTGATTCGCTGGGCGAGCGAGCGCAGGTAGTCGGTCCCGAGTTCATCCACGATTCGTACGACCGGTAGAAGATCGACGCCGGCGGCGCTGCGCGCAAAGGATTGTGCCTCCTTCCAGTTTTCGAACAGCGAAAATGCCGCTGGCCGGAATGCGCGACGTCCGGCGATTAGCGCGTCAGCGCCGTCGGCGTACGCCACAATCTCAGCGGGACTCATGCGGATTGAGGGGCGATGGCCTGCCTCGATTCCGGCCGCGAGGTGCCAGATCGCGGAGACGTTCTTTCGGCACAAGATGGCATCGACAGGCGGTGCAATGGCCGGGTCGTCAGAGATGATGGAGCCGATGCCGGGTTGCCCGCGCAATGGCGTGCGTTCGCCCAGCAGCTGGAGCAGCCTGCTGGCCAGCGTAGCGAACAGCGCGCCGAAACGGAACGACTCGGTCAGTGCAAGCTCCGGGGCGTCGATTTGCGACATCGCGTTGAGTGCACCGCGCCACTCGTAAATCTGCTGATAGGGGTCGCCCACATAGATGATCTGCGCGTGAGTTTGACGCGCCAGTATTTGCAGCATGACGCCGTCGCTATCCTGCGCCTCGTCAAACAGTATGAAGTCCGAGTCAATGCGCGGATCCATCTGTGACCAGACCTTCAGGTATACGTCCGGCATGATCGCGCTGCGCCGGTTTCGTTCAGTGCTCTCCCTCCACATGCGAGAAACGGAGGGGAGCAGTCCGTCGCGGAGCCACTCTGCGGCGCCGGTGTCGATTTTCTCGTCGACGGGAATGTGAGCCGGCTCGGGTACCGGACTCGCGGAACGACAGAAGCGTCCAAGTCCGTCGGCGACCATACGCCCCAGGTCGAAGGGGGTCAACTCGAGAGCCTTGCCAGTGACAGATGGCACCTCCACGGAGCTCAGCCCGTACCGCGCCGCAAGCTCATGCGGTGGCTCGGCGGGCAGGCTCACCCGCGAGGTCAAGGCGGGCGGT
The sequence above is a segment of the Burkholderia sp. WP9 genome. Coding sequences within it:
- a CDS encoding CHAT domain-containing protein, whose amino-acid sequence is MKALRAGFDAGVPPQHAGDLAGFDLGAAASLYQALIFPVQDDIHAATTVYIGTSGVLASVPFDVLTTRPASSLADANWWIDTATPVRVPSASALALARSHPATHAKEPLIAFADPSFDGRDSQAVGTPTASVAARAFPVDTGARAFDYHRVMPLPETMAEAHSIATTLGASDENVLRGTRASRSEAMKTDMSNERVVLFATHGIVAGEVPGWRKAGLAMAYEGSGLSDSILTADDIVTLRLNADWVVLSACNTGFVTGTAGDAISELSRAFFAAGARSMLVTQWAVESRSATEVTTGVFRTYADDPSLSKADALARAERAMAAGKDGALYRHPYFWGAYVLSGDAAR